Proteins encoded together in one Antennarius striatus isolate MH-2024 chromosome 13, ASM4005453v1, whole genome shotgun sequence window:
- the im:7136398 gene encoding schwannomin-interacting protein 1, producing the protein MEEEKETADEKEEEEDKEPHHLAVAATSVDYPHLPMMHWEDLSQWIAELEKQEQERRERSKKATGVRMEEGEGGVWRGVWEEEEEDYRKCRMTQRFHNHRNLQLCFINNSDSEDEDEGSNKKVTMGMGRNGCHAAGLKQEVATALRTLRDKLLAEQKEKEQLAGSSGVAKRKHLERWELQELSVQQLSSLRASLQQDVHALSSELVAHLLVRDQLRTRQDAMLLDVQDLT; encoded by the exons atggaggaagagaaagagacgGCCgatgagaaggaggaggaagaggacaaagagcCTCATCACCTTGCGGTGGCAGCGACCTCAGTGGACTATCCAcaccttcccatgatgcactgggaGGATTTAAGCCAATGGATAGCAGAATTGGAGAAACAGGAACAGGAGAGGAgggaaaggtcaaag aaggCCACAGGggtgaggatggaggagggTGAGGGGGGAGTGTGGAGAGGCgtctgggaggaagaggaggaagactaCAGGAAGTGTCGAATGACACAGAG ATTTCACAACCACAGAAACCTGCAGTTGTGCTTCATCAACAACAGCGACAGTGAAGACGAAGATGAAGGGAGCAACAAGAAG GTTACCATGGGAATGGGCAGAAACGGTTGCCATGCTGCTgggctgaaacaggaagtggccaCGGCTCTGAGGACGCTGAGAGACAAACTGCTGGCTgaacagaaggagaaggag caACTGGCCGGCAGCAGTGGTGTTGCCAAGCGGAAACATCTGGAGCGGTGGGAACTGCAGGAGCTTTCAgtgcagcagctcagcagctTGAGAGCATCACTTCAACAGGACGTAcatg CTCTGAGCTCGGAGCTGGTTGCCCACCTGTTGGTACGAGACCAGCTGAGGACGAGGCAGGACGCCATGCTGCTGGACGTCCAGGACCTGACCTAA
- the LOC137606602 gene encoding P2Y purinoceptor 3 has translation MGLGRASNISPNIVLVAALVTPNQQNTSGTSPTSYLPQSSCSIDESYKYVFLPVCYSLTFLFSLTLNSVVLLRSCRHQGGCCGGGSRRWNTSLIYMVNLATTDLMYGLSLPFLVASYVLRDSWVFGDFMCRLVRFLFYFNLYCSIFFLTCISVHRYLGICHPMRTITLESKRVVKGTCALVWVVVFVLTCPIFRFAQTGYVRRGGGGVVDPDGGTEGVNSTGSQVEDHQGYMNCWDDAIDKEFADYVPYGIILHLLGFFVPFVIIAWCYSQVVRTIFQTLRSPPSSIEGGEDGSVVDGPTEGIRDRERTSVSISGSQYSHYIRRRRKSIKTILTITLLFALCFLPFHVTRTLFLLLRRGQLGGCNVMKTVSICYKVTRPLASCNAWLNALLYFLTGDKGAPCCWPAEHTVRRDRGNGSLWWPLKMLKKDGQGEDDQEVAEKVERIVHVENESKSSRVIF, from the exons ATGGGATTGGGTCGAGCCTCCAACATCAGTCCAAATATCGTTTTGGTGGCTGCTCTGGTGACACCCAACCAACAGAACACGTCTGGCACCTCACCAACGTCGTACCTCCCGCAATCATCCTGCAGCATTGATGAATCCTACAAGTACGTCTTCCTGCCGGTCTGCTACTCCCTGACCTTCCTCTTCAGTCTCACCCTCAACTCGGTGGTGTTGCTACGCTCCTGCCGTCACCAAGGTGGTTGCTGTGGTGGTGGCAGCCGACGCTGGAACACTTCGCTGATATACATGGTGAACCTAGCCACAACTGACCTGATGTACGGTCTGTCGCTGCCCTTCCTGGTGGCGAGCTATGTGCTGAGGGACAGCTGGGTTTTCGGGGACTTCATGTGCCGCCTTGTCCGGTTCCTGTTCTACTTCAACCTTTACTgctccatcttcttcctcacctgCATCTCTGTGCACAG GTACCTGGGGATCTGCCATCCAATGAGAACCATCACTCTGGAGAGCAAACGGGTGGTGAAGGGGACCTGTGCTTTGGTGTGGGTGGTAGTCTTTGTTCTCACCTGCCCCATCTTCAGGTTTGCACAGACGGGATATGTCAGACGAGGAGGTGGCGGGGTTGTTGACCCTGATGGGGGAACGGAAGGCGTGAACAGTACTGGATCTCAGGTGGAGGACCACCAGGGGTACATGAATTGTTGGGATGATGCCATTGATAAGGAATTTGCAGACTATGTCCCATATGGGATAATCTTGCACCTGTTGGGCTTCTTTGTACCCTTTGTCATCATCGCCTGGTGCTACTCTCAGGTGGTCAGGACAATATTTCAGACCCTGCGTTCTCCTCCCAGTTCCATAGAAGGTGGGGAGGATGGTTCAGTGGTGGATGGGCCAACAGAAGGAatcagagatagagagagaaccTCGGTCTCTATCTCCGGATCACAGTACTCGCACTACATCCGGAGGAGAAGAAAGTCAATCAAAACCATCTTAACCATTACACTGTTGTTTGCACTATGTTTCCTGCCTTTCCACGTGACTCGGACGCTGTTTCTGCTCCTGAGGCGGGGGCAGCTCGGTGGCTGCAACGTCATGAAGACTGTCTCCATCTGCTACAAGGTCACCCGGCCTCTAGCATCCTGCAACGCCTGGCTCAACGCTCTCCTCTACTTCCTGACGGGGGATAAgggcgccccctgctgctggCCAGCAGAACACACTGTTCGAAGAGATCGCGGGAACGGCTCCCTCTGGTGGCCGctgaaaatgctgaaaaaagacggacaaggcgaggacgaccAAGAGGTGGCCGAGAAGGTCGAAAGGATTGTACATGTGGAAAATGAGTCCAAGTCTTCACGGGTCATCTTCTAG
- the LOC137606239 gene encoding uncharacterized protein, translating into MMLQRVVVIGAGAAGLCAARHILSHLNSFAPPVVFELTDNIGGTWCYDERVGTYDNGQPIHSSMYRDLKTNLPKEVMMFPDFPFDPKLNSFLPHQEVQRYLEKYCHRHNIWPHIRFNTVVERVMPVVKTTTGDKARTTWEVTSSDLSGCQKTETFDAVFVCSGHYSDPYIPNIPGIENFKGKVLHSHSYKYAEPFSGLSVVVLGAKASGLDISIELAKVGAQVTLGHRQPRFTFPLPAGITQSTSVVAVEEDGSLRFEDGSLSTADVLLFCTGYNFKFPFLDEAQLGLDIQSHVMSPLYRYMFPPAFPSLFFIGVAKLICPFPHFHCQVQFALAVLDGKIVLPSAAQMEDEVRQEQQEKLESGVKQRHLLNIQQDQWDYCQMLARTAGFPPLPPVIQSLYVEVWRQRSVHPQRYRMTNYKLTSDTQWEVVNV; encoded by the exons ATGATGTTGCAGCGTGTCGTGGTGATCGGCGCTGGGGCGGCGGGACTCTGTGCTGCCAGACACATCCTGTCCCACCTGAATAGTTTCGCCCCGCCAGTTGTGTTCGAGCTCACTGACAACATCGGCGGCACCTGGTGCTACGATGAACGCGTTGGGACGTACGACAACGGACAACCGATCCACAGCAGCATGTACAGAGACCTCAA GACCAATTTGCCCAAAGAGGTGATGATGTTCCCCGATTTCCCCTTTGACCCTAAGCTGAACAGCTTCCTGCCCCATCAGGAGGTCCAGAGGTACCTGGAGAAGTACTGCCACAGGCACAACATCTGGCCTCACATCAGG TTCAACACAGTGGTGGAAAGGGTGATGCCCGTTGTCAAGACAACAACGGGGGATAAGGCGAGGACAACGTGGGAAGTGACTTCATCTGATTTGTCAGGTTGTCAGAAAACCGAGACTTTCGATGCCGTGTTTGTCTGCTCGGG gCACTACTCAGACCCTTATATCCCCAACATACCTGGGATAGAGAACTTTAAAG GAAAGGTGCTCCACAGTCACTCGTATAAGTATGCAGAACCGTTCTCGGGTCTGTCGGTGGTGGTTCTGGGAGCCAAAGCCTCAGGTCTGGACATTTCCATCGAACTGGCCAAAGTTGGAGCTCAG GTGACTCTGGGTCACCGGCAGCCTCGTTTCACCTTCCCTCTCCCTGCGGGGATCACACAGTCCACCTCGGTGGTGGCAGTCGAGGAGGACGGCAGCCTTCGCTTTGAG gacGGGTCCTTGTCCACAGCTGACGTCCTGTTGTTTTGTACCGGGTACAACTTCAAGTTTCCATTCCTGGACGAGGCTCAGTTGGGTCTGGACATTCAGAGTCATGTGATGTCCCCGCTGTACCGTTACATGTTCCCTCCAGCCTTCCCCTCGCTCTTCTTCATCGGGGTCGCCAAACTCATCTGCCCTTTCCCCCACTTCCATTGTCAG GTCCAGTTTGCATTGGCTGTGTTGGACGGGAAGATCGTTCTGCCGTCGGCGGCCCAGATGGAGGATGAAGTGcgacaggagcagcaggagaagcTGGAATCGGGAGTGaaacagcgccacctgctgaaCATCCAACAGGATCAGTGGGACTACTGCCAGATGCTGGCTCGCACTGCAGGCTTCCCGCCGCTGCCGCCCGTCATCCAGAGTCTGTACGTGGAGGTATGGCGACAGCGGAGCGTCCACCCCCAGCGATACCGAATGACCAACTACAAGCTGACCAGCGACACGCAGTGGGAGGTCGTCAACGTATAG
- the med31 gene encoding mediator of RNA polymerase II transcription subunit 31 isoform X2: protein METEQARNRFQSELEFVQCLANPNYLNFLAQRGVLKERPFINYLKYLLYWKEPEYAKFLKYPHCLHMLELLQYEHFRKELVNAQCAKFIDEQQLLHWQHYSRKRTRLQQALAEQQQPQQQPPPHGNAAAK, encoded by the exons ATGGAAACAG AGCAGGCCAGGAACCGTTTCCAGTCGGAGCTGGAGTTCGTTCAGTGCCTGGCCAACCCGAACTACCTGAACT TTTTGGCTCAGAGGGGTGTCCTGAAGGAGAGACCCTTCATTAACTACCTGAAGTACCTGCTGTACTGGAAGGAGCCCGAATACGCCAAGTTCCTCAA GTATCCTCACTGTCTGCAcatgctggagctgctgcagtaCGAACACTTCAGGAAGGAGCTGGTCAACGCTCAGTGCGCCAAGTTCATCGACGAGCAGCAGCTCCTGCACTGGCAGCACTACTCCAGGAAGCGCACCCGTCTGCAGCAGGCGCTGgccgagcagcagcagcctcagcAGCAGCCACCGCCACACGGCAACGCCGCCGCCAAGTGA
- the med31 gene encoding mediator of RNA polymerase II transcription subunit 31 isoform X1 codes for METEEQARNRFQSELEFVQCLANPNYLNFLAQRGVLKERPFINYLKYLLYWKEPEYAKFLKYPHCLHMLELLQYEHFRKELVNAQCAKFIDEQQLLHWQHYSRKRTRLQQALAEQQQPQQQPPPHGNAAAK; via the exons ATGGAAACAG aaGAGCAGGCCAGGAACCGTTTCCAGTCGGAGCTGGAGTTCGTTCAGTGCCTGGCCAACCCGAACTACCTGAACT TTTTGGCTCAGAGGGGTGTCCTGAAGGAGAGACCCTTCATTAACTACCTGAAGTACCTGCTGTACTGGAAGGAGCCCGAATACGCCAAGTTCCTCAA GTATCCTCACTGTCTGCAcatgctggagctgctgcagtaCGAACACTTCAGGAAGGAGCTGGTCAACGCTCAGTGCGCCAAGTTCATCGACGAGCAGCAGCTCCTGCACTGGCAGCACTACTCCAGGAAGCGCACCCGTCTGCAGCAGGCGCTGgccgagcagcagcagcctcagcAGCAGCCACCGCCACACGGCAACGCCGCCGCCAAGTGA